tttgtcATTTTACATggataaatataaatgttttaactCGATAAGCTAATAAATCGATAAAGTAGTACCTATATGATAAAACAACTATGATTTATTAACCTTTTCAAGCAAACTAAATGAACCTAGATTTTCATACACTAAAACTGTTagcataatataataaataaatataattaaaaatataacaataactatttataaataattataagtgTGAATCtaaattgtatattaaatataaataagaaaattgatCTAAGTTATTTAATCACGATGTAAGAAAGAATGACCATCATAAAGACATAATCTTAGTACATTGTATATTAATAATCTtcaatataataatgaaaatggtaaaaaattaaaataaaaacaactgtAAAAATCAAttcacatgaaaaaaaaaacactataaaAAGTAAAGATGGTAAAagaatgtataaaataatatatgttaataatgaTTGCAAGCACCGAAAAAAGTTCAACATACCAAATTGGATTGGATTTTGAAAAAGgaatgttctttttctttttttccttttatctttGTTGACTTCATCTTACATTTTAGCCTGTAAGCCATATTATATGCTGTCTCTCATGTTAACTTTTCCATGTTTTCTAAAAGTTTAAgtctttttatatttctaaatatcATTAAAGAAAATCATTATTTTCCTATTAATTCTCTTCTTTGTGTCTTGAAATAGTGatttttagaattataaaaGTACACTGTTTCTTTTAGAAGATAGCACCTTACCTTTTgttataaagaaaagaaagaaaacaaaagaaatagacacttgtttcttaattatagactaattttcactttttttattcttttaaatcaaatttatctttttttatttagatatttataattaggagtggcaaaaatatttataattgtaggTATTCTTAAATAAAATGTGTAGTGATAGTTGGCATTTAcatatagtttataaataaaccaaatataatattatacttacaaaaaattaaaattaaaatttaatttatattttattaagttatttctaaaataattactaatacTTTTGAAACCAATATTTAACgaatataaaataagtaaagttaattttttttccaataaataCTATCCGTTATTTTTCCAATCGTCATCCTTACTTACTAGtcatatatattcaaatatataaatttttatgtataaaaatagataaagagGAGATAATTGACCACATTTATACTTATATACGAGATCTTTTAcgtatacttaaatttatagtaaatttttaatatattttatatacatacataaattttaaaatataacatttccCCACAAAATGTCCAGTATACATCACATTAATTTTACCAAAGGCTTAtccataaatataaaaaatcagaaagcactaaaatttataattctaCATTATTTTCTACTActgtacattattattattataattgtgtttaaaattTCTTTGGGCTGACAGATAGGCTGGGCCCATTCCAACTTACCCAAAACGATACCCAGGAAGTGTTGGGCCGGGCAGGCACGGTGCGAAAGAGACCGCGAACAGAACAATCAAAATCTGGTACAGAATCTGGGATGGATCGAGGTCAAAGGTGGGAAATTAATTGAAACTGGAACATATCATATGATTCCGTGATGGAAGTGcgtgcatcatcatcatcatcatcgagGAGGATTTTGTTGCTTATTCTGTTTATCTTTAGCTTTTCACCAACAATCACTGCAATTAGGAAGGATGTTAGCTTTCAAACCATCCATCCCTGCAAAACCACCGTTCAAGGCAGATACCTCCTTTCAGATGAAAACGGTTGGTCAACAAATTTTTCTAGTTTTAGTTTCTTAATGAACTTATGATATTATTAGTGTTATTGTATTCTACACTATTTACTATCAATGTTATACTTTTGATTGGTATTGATTTACTTTGATTAGTATTTGGTAGGTTATGTGTGTAATGCTTTGTCTGTTAATTCACGCTCTCGTTGCTGCCCTCCGAAGGGGGAGAAATTTTCTTGTCAGTGAGTTTTTCTGTTTCCAAACTCTAACTTGCATTTGAAGGGAACAACTGAACATACAAACAAACACGAACTATGTTGTTAGCCATCTTACGTTGTGACTTTTGTTTCTATTTGCAGTGAATGCAATCTTCTTTCACAATGCTGCAACTCTTATGAATATTGTGTTTCCTGCTGCCTCAATCCTGCTCTGGTAATCCCTTATGAGATATTTCACTTTATTCTGTCTTTCCCCTTTCTGGGGCATCATCTAATTCAACAAAGTGTGGGTCTTtgcatttttttaaacttaattgaGCAGACGAGTAAGGAACAAGTGCTGAAGATGAAGGTTGCTAAGCCTGCTACTGCAAGTAtgtttctttctatctttttacaTTCCTATTTTGTTTGGTCGTTGTGTAAATTGTGTTTAGGGCTTTTGATTAACTTGTCTAGACATATGACCTATTTCATACATGTTTGCCCTGATGACCAGTATGTTTTTAGATATATGACTGATTTCGCACGTATTTTCCTTCATGACCTACATGTTTCTGATGAATTTTGTTGCATGTATAATTTTAGTAAGAAACATAAACAGTGAGATTTTCATCTTTCTCTTCCCTCTCCTGATTTGGCTTGGTTTTCCTTCTGCTAACTGGTTCTTAAGTGACCCAAAGTCTCTTATCCGTGTTGATAAAtcccaaatttatttattctgaCAGAcgtcattttattttttggcaGGAACTTATACAAGTGTTTTTGACTACTGTGCTGGGAGATGCCGTCATAGTTCCGAGAGTGTGGTGAGTATACTCCTGGATTCCTGTTATATTGTCGTCCTTGAAGTTTTAACTTACTTTGAGAAACTATTTATACGGTTATACCTTTAATGTACGAGGTTGCTGATTCTATTAAAAAGGAAGCCCTTTTCATGTGAACTAATTTTTGTCAGACATGATTTAGAAGTTTTTCACATTAGTTTATTTCTAGGCATTTATGATGAAGTTGAGTGTGCTCCCATACGCTTTTACATCAGTATTAGCATAACAATTTATTTGGATCATGTTTTTGGTTCTTCAACTTTGTTCATTGTTTTCTCTCAATTACAATAGTAAATGTCCCTGATCCCTTTTAGTCTGTTATGTCAGGTTTACCTTGTATAATGATTTTCATTAGACAGGCTAAAATGGATCCTAGTAGTAATTGCTATTTCATACACATTCAAGACTATAGGACCTCATCtctagattttaaattttaggtGTATGAAGAGCAAAATAGCACCATGGGCAGGCGTTTTGCTTGTCTTTTGAATGTAGATATCTTGGTgtctaatatttatatttccaAGCTGTTGAATATTTACAAATTACAGTCGATGTTGTCAAAATACTATTTAACTAAACATAACAGCATAGgagcaattaatattgaaaattcTAACTTTTAAACTAAGTTATACAACTAAGCTAAAAACGTGACTGAATACTATTACACGAGGCTCCACAGATAATTTGTCATGTAGTTTGgtcaaatataacaaaatattgtCAGGTTCATAAACCAAACCTAATACATACTGCAAACATAGGAACCTCAAGTATGCCATAAAATCTACCAAGTGCATTGAGGTCAAGACTACATGTAACTTGGGTTTAGTATACTGTTTTTGTCAGTATACGCAACTCATACAagtttgacaaaaaaatttcatgtgggttagttagtttttttttttagcttAAGATCTAAACTTCATTAGAGTCCAAGTGTTAACTCAAGAGCTTGAAAAACTATTTACAATGAGTTGTTAATGTTTCTATCTCTTGTGTAATGTTTCAGGTCCATGAAAATGCTTACATTAGTGACTTCCACCACTGCTTTTCTCTGCCATCGAATTCTTCATGTAAGTCTGCAGAGGAAACTGTCATGTTAGTTAATGGCCAGTAATTATGTTAAGTTCTTAATCATATTTTGTTACcaatactttatgattttattccATATATCCCTATTTAGATGAAATCTGTTCCTTTTCTTGCATTGAAGCAGGGAAAAATAGTACTCTCATAGAAGCCAGACTGAATGGCATCAATGTTGTTGTTGGGAGGTTAGTAATtactaaatttcttcttttcttacaAAGACtgacatttataatttcttgCTGTAGCATAGCAGTTGAACCTATTATCACTTGTTTGACAGGCAAGGTGAATCATGTAATTCTGTTTGCAAATCAAGAGGACAATTATGCGTCCCAAATAAACTTGCCGTGCTTAATAATTGTGACATGTAAGTGATGCACTGAAAATGTGTTCTAAACTATTTTGGGTGTGTATGGATGATAATGTATTTCGGTGGTACTGTTTACTCTGTAATTGATCCTCACTGCACAAAATGTCTCATTTTATTAACTTGCATTTTCATCACATATTTAGCTTTCTGGATTTTGTCCTTTTCACACCACGTTTTTTTGTTGCTTTGATGCAAACGTACTTACCAAGTTGCCATGATGTTTTGCACAAAAGCAATATTCAGTGAGAAGGAATATCATGCATGCATGCTGataattatttctttcttttgatgTTCTGATCTTATCTATTGTTCATGAGTATGTTGGCAGTATTCAGAAATATATGAGCTGCAAGGGGTCTTGCTTGTCAAGTGTTGGATCAGATCAACCAGCTGAAGTTGTTTATGATGCCCCAATGCATCTGGTAATGGTTATGATTTAATAAATACAAACATTCTAGATTCCAGAAACTGATAAATAGTGGTTAGTTAATTGGTAGTTTTTGTTTCCGATATAATTTGGATTAGATGATAGGTGTCTCAATCCCTTACTGGTTTGTAGTTACTAATACTGGGTCCTTTGAAACTGAAATTTCGTTTGAAGTGGCTTGTATTTGTTTTAATGTGTGCACCCTCACAGAACCATTAGTTGGTGGTTTTAATTTCAAAACCCCATGTTGAAGGTGGTCGGTGATCATTCATAAGCGTTGAGAATCCTTCTGGCGACTTGTAcctttattattttctcttcagATGCCACCATAGTAATATGCTGGAGAATCTTTGAATATTAGATGGTCTCCACATTTCCGTAgcttatattaaattaaatttctgcTTGATATGCAGTAATCTTACAATGTACCTACATGATCTTTCTTTGAATTGTTCATCCATGGAAATTAGAGCATGTGGAccttaaaattttgttatatggAAATATGAGCATGCCGATTAAACGAACGGAGTGTGGATGGCTGAAATATTCAGTTAATTCATGGGAAAAGAAGTTTCAGGacattgatattttatttgtgtattTTCAGAATCCAGGATCTTGTTTGTACACTCAAACAGTGTCTATGCTTTCTTGTGATGGTTTACATCAGCACACAAGGAGACTGTGCCCCTGTGCATAGTGTTAGCTGGGTAAGTCTTGCTCTAAATTATGTCTACATTATGTCAAAAAGTAAAGTACCTTTCTTTATAGGTTTTCTATGGAAAGATAAAAATTTCCTCGGAACTAAAGTCAAGTTTGACACTCTCTCTTCTGTAATGCTGAGCTGGTTGGCTAATTTTGTTGGTGTGCAGAAGTGTCTAATTTTCATGTTACTATgcaaactttgtttttttttacatctaAGGTACTGGGCTTCATAGCACTGAAAATTTTGGTTTGGAAAGAGGCGACTCTTGATTTAATGTCACTGACCAAGGAGGCAACTCGTGTACCTCATCAACCTTTTGGAAATTTTATGTACCATTCATCTGAGCTTATGTTGTAAAAATTAGCTCTTTATTATTCCTTCCAAAATTTTGAAGGAACTCTACTTTGTACAGGCTACTTTCCTCTCCTTGAATGGATTATCGAGAGAGGAAATGAGATGACAAAATGTTGTAGTATAAAATTGGTATGTATGGTGAATGTAAAACTTTTAACATGATCAACTAATTATAAatactgttttatgtttttaaagttaaaatgtCAACTGATTTATCATAAATTGTTGTTAGATAAGTGTGAAATACTTTTTACATCTACAATGAATCTTAATATAGACCAATTATGATTCTTTTTCTGAGTGATTGGGCTCATGGAATAAACAATATAtgctaaatttttaaataagaataaagCTATTTTGCTTTATCATTCCAATTTGATTACGGATACAATTGGTGAATAATTCATCTCACACTGTCTTCCCGTCTCTTTGTTGGGACTTTCTCTTCCCTGAACTTCAAAGCTACCTCACAGTAGTATTACACGCaatcacattattttttatctgtGATTTTCACCATCATAACAATaacaagaaatatttaaagctgTGCGCAGGCGCCAATCTGGCTGAAAACTCGAGTAACAACAACGTTAGCAATTGTTGTCATATTTTCGAGTGTAACAGTTAATGCCACACCAGATGAGCTATTACGACCACAGTTGACacccaaacaaaaacaaatgaaccTTCGGTTCAAGAGTTTGTAAAACGCAGTTAGCCCAATTACAAAGGCAGAATCTTTAAAGACTGATAAGATGGAAAATGAAGAAGcgaaaaaagagaagaaaaaacagTGAAGTGAAGTATCATCCATCTGCAATGgttgataaattaataattactaTAAGTCCAAATTAAAGTACATCCTGTGTCCACTCAGAAGCTATAATCCGGTTTAAAGACCCTCTGGGACAATGTCTTCGAAGATGAACTATTATCCTTTGATCCTGCGAGTGCCCCGTTGTCCTTGTTCTCAGCATCATCTTTTCCATCACGTTCTTTGTCAGTATCAACAAAAGCAGGGTGGCTGAGAACGTTATTGAGTAACCGTGTCCCTCTGAGAGCGTTTGTGAGAGGCAAGTGACCCTCTGGAGTGTCCTCATTGAGCTCCCAGATGAACTCAGAAGGGAAAGACCTGTAGTTGTACTGCTCCACCTCAGTATCAAGCTTCTTCATCCACCCCACTTTGATGAAGAACTTGGTGAAATCCCCATTGGCCTTCTCCAGTATCTTTTTCTGCACACTGTATCCGAATTTGTTGCCACTGTGCTCCCTCCAAAGGGTGTCAATGGTCAAGAGGTCGCTGCCGGATATGAACTGCACCTCAGAGAAGAACACGTAGCCGCGCTTCAGAGCTGCTTCTCCAGCAAGCACGATGAGGAGACGACGGGTCTCTTCATCAGCTAGCTGGAAGTTTTGGGAGGAGAGGTGGTGGCGGAGGAGGTCAAAGGAGGGGCTGGTTTGGGAGGTGGAGGAGGATGAAGAGGGTGTGGTTTGGGAGAGGGAAAAGAAAGTGATATGAGAGTTAGTAGAAAGAGTGTGGTGGGAGAGAGTTAAGGTTGGTGTGGAAGGTTTGAGGAAGAGTGATGTGGGGGGAGGAGTTTCTGAAGGGTTGTGGTGGCGTTTGAGGAGGGAATGGTGGTGGATGGAGTAATGGAGAGAGTTTGTGGCCATTTTTGTTTGAGGGTTGAAGAGaagtgtttgtgtttttgtgtatgTGTTGATGTGATTTGAAGGAGTTTTCTTGATGCAGGTTTGGGTCAGAAGGAAGGGATAAGGAATGTGTGGGGTGGGACTGTGATCAGTTAATCAAAAGCAATATAATACAAGTTTTTGATTGGCTGAATCAGGGTGAGGCTTTATCACACTCTCTGTCTTTCCCTCTCAGCACAATTAATTCCCTTTAGCTCATCAAAttcacttcttttctttccttacAAACCAGTTATATCATATGTGGCACACTacactccttttcttttcttttctcacaaacaacaaaacaagaaagacTATGACACATTTCTGGATATTTCTATGTATCTAATTTCAGTTTGCTTTTGTACATTTGAGAAAGAAAagttaacataaaatttaatgtagGAATTGTTTTACAAATTGCCATTTCTGTGTCATAATGCATAAACGAATGTATAAattgtgaaaaagaaaatataaggattgaatatgtttttaactttaaaattaagacaggtaaaattgaaatttgtttatgttttaaatatcgttatattttgatttttatgcgcAAGACTGTTGTTGGTCGGTTATATATTATTGCTGGGATACGTTCTTTAAGATATTGGTGTTAAAGTTTACATATTTCGGACAATATTTTTAAGTGGTTTATGGGATGATGGTTCTTTAAGATATGTTCTGAAAATTATATTCCGAAATTTTTGGTTTCGATCTTGTTTTAGAAACTTTgttctaaaaattttaaaaatcttattccaatttttcttttcagaataTTTATTTCGGaagttatttttcaaaaagtaaaatatcattttaaaaatacgAGGGAGTGTGCGAATAATTTGTACGGGTGCAGGAAGTCAAAGGCTAAGGCTTTCATTTGTCTGAAGCTTTTTTCATGACTGTGGGCTTGGCAATTACTTTCTGCACTCCATAATTTTCTTCCTCTACCCCATCATTTCtggaatttattttttctgaacACAATAAATAactttagaattttattttattttttttaagtcaaacaccctttttttaaaaaggtaaGCATTTTCAGGAAAAAGTTTTAAGGGGTGGAAGGAGAAATTTGATGAGATGGAGGAAGAAATTGCCTAATTGCTTACATGTTTAATGTTGGCATTATCATGTTAATAGTTTTAGCTTACATGCAAgcattttatgtttatttcacGTAAAccttaatttataataatatatgatgtGATATTTCTATTTCATATACACATTctatgtttgttttactctttcacaaatttatatttttaccatttaaaaagtttaatattataaataccATCTTTCAAGTGTTTAAAGAAACGAATACtacacatttaatttattttcaagtgTCGTTATATTAACAAACATTCAATTTCACtctatacaaatatattttaaattgtatagtaaaaataaattctaaattctgccattcaaaaatttaaaatatgaattttatagcacccttttcattttcatgaattttagtaaaaaaaagagtaattttagcttttaacacaaaaaaaaaaatcgacaTTTCATTGTTTATGTATCACGTAGTATCAGTTATTAATTTGGTATTAATCTACAAGGTAAGCTGAGTCTACGATCATATATTCTCCCATACACATCCTAGAATTAAGAGAAAGGTTAGAAACGTACtttcaaatatatttgtttattagtaaaaatttattgaaaataataaaaatttagtatGTCTTGAAATCTCCTCAATGTTCTGTACCGTGACTTGTAGTTTTTAAATtggtttaattaattaaaaaagatgaCATAATTGTGATTTTAACCCTATTCCGTAGTTAATTAACCTCTGTTTTGGATTTAATCAACCAACTTGTGTACAAGTTCAAAAGTGTCGTGGTGCTAACATCAAATTCGAAACTCTATTACTAGTTATTTCCATTATGCAGAGTTTAATTTTGCGTTACAGCATGTGAAAGGGGAACGAAATCAATCACAGCTGGTGCAGATGAATGAAGCCACCAAAGTATTGCTCATCTCTGACCACTCTCACTATATAAGACCCAAATCTCGGCACCTCCATCACTATTTATTCGCTGTTTCATCGTTTTCGAAACCGAAGACTCTCTTCTTCACCGCGCTGATTGAAACCGAATAGGATTCAGCTGAGAATGGGGCACAgttcgaagaagaagaagcgcGGAGGCGGGAGCGGTCGCCGGAGCAAGGGGAGAACGCAGTCCAAAGATCACGCTTCTCAATTTGGCGCCGACGATTACGACCAGCTCTCCGAAGAGATAACCGCAGTGTAAGCTTCTTCTCTAGCTCCAACGCGCTTAGCTATCAGCGTggatttgaattttatgcagtTCATGTGTTTTATTCGTTAACATGAAATGAATGCACATGTTGTTGCTTGTTTAGATGCGCTATTTTCCAAGAAGACTGCAAAGTTCTTCCAGGCTCGCCTCCTCGTATAGTTATTAAGCTCAGGTAtttcttatgattttttttttctcttcatgtgatattatgttaaataatttatatgcaAGTCACTCAATAACATTTTGCCTTTTGTCTTATGTTTTACAATGATGGTTCCAGAATCATATCTATCACGCTTTCTTAGTAGTTAACGGTTTATAAAATCTAACGCTAGTGAAGGTGTATAACACTGATATCAGTCCTTGAAACTAGAAGTTTAATGAGTTTCTAAAAATGCAATCAAGATAACGATTTAGAGTGATGATATTGACAGGTATTTAGCGACCAAGATGACAATGAATGGTTAAGTTTGGGGACTTGAATGAATTCTTAGACTAATTTGAAACTTTCTTGGTATCAAGGACTAATGTGACAACATTATACACTTTTTGGGATCAATAATGGTGGTTTACTCAATTAAACTTTGATAGTGCATAGAAAAactttgatatataaattaatgttgcTAATAATTATCTCtcttgttgtttgttgttttctGCATGAAATTGAACAGGCCTTACTCAAAGGACATGGGTTATGAAGATCTAGATGTTTCTGCTGCTCTTGTTGTCAGGTATGTTTAGTTAGTGACccttacttttttttgttaaggGGATCTTTGTTGCTGACTCGCTGCCAACTCAATCaccatttctttctctttcttgcTAGGTGCTTGCCTGGGTATCCTTTCAAGTGTCCCAAGCTGCAGATTACACAGGAGAAAGGGTTATCAGAAGCTGATACTGATAAGCTTTTATCTCTCCTCCATGATCAGGTCGAACACTTGTGCTGTTGTTAGCTTTGTGATCATATTTGTGTCAAGGATGAAATTGTGGTTACTCGGGCTTTGATGCTTCTGGTGCTTAAGAGTACTGTAAGCAAATATAAGCAACCATATCTTGGGGTGCCAAAGTATATAGTAAGGGAAGAGGTTACCTAAAGGTGGATTTGCTACTTGTAATATGCAGAGAGACTGGGAAACCTTGACATATTCTTGAAAGCCCCACCCCTGGCCCCCCACTCCTCCTTGGCCCCATAGGTTCCTTTTTGGTCtggttttatgcttttgttgaaTCTTGTTGCCCCTCTTGTTgtatttctccttttctttatcACCCCCACATATATCATAAAGCACAGTACATTTTTGTCATAGCTGCTGGTCTCTCTCTTGTACTTCCCCTCGAGAAGGAGcaaaatgtatttatgtttcATTTTCCACTTTGTTCTTGTCCTTCTCAGGCTACTTTAAATGCTAGGGAGGGACGAGTAATGATCTATAATCTGGTTGAGGCTGCTCAGGAATTTCTTTCTGGTATTGAGCCAATTGGCATATCAAATGATTCTGTGAGTTCACTATTCCATATTTTCTGTTTAGATATAATAACTACTGTTATTCTCTGAAGCTTTTTATTACAATAACAGCattgctttttattttaatacaaaaacaaGTTTGATGAAGTCAGTGTAGAACTGTTGAtgccttttaatttcaaaattaaccAAGAGCCTTTTTTACTTTATTGCTGCTAATGCTTGATCGGAAtctgttttataattttttatattttaattgtgcTTGCATGTAGCTTTTGATGATTCATCTCTAAATCAAGTTATTTTGctgtttaaattgattatagCATGTTTTTGTCCTCCTCTGTAGAAGCTTCTACATTCAACTGTGGAAAGCAATGAAGAAATGTTTACCAAGGATAAGACATCTTTAAGTAAGAAGGGTTCCTTTGTTTATGGTTTCATAGACCTTTTCAGTGGCTATGGAGAAACGTGGAGTTGGGGTTTTGGAATGGATGAAACTGCCAGGAAAAGTTCTTCTCTTCCCTTGTCTAATTTAGATGGCTCAAAACAACGCTTTGAGGCTCATGAGAAGAAATTTAATAGTAAGGAAATGCCGTTAGTTATGCAAGAACATCCTGCCGAATTAGGTACTGTCGAAGAAGTTATTGAAGATAGCAAAAGTAGTTTATCTTTGACTAGTTCAAGTACATCATCAGAGGAGGATTTTGTAGGAAACGATAATGAAGGTGAGAAAGAGGTAATATATGATTTTGTTCTCATAAGTTCCATGTACTGcttgttttatttaagtctattgttttcttttgtttccatgtCTTCTACATTAATGTTTTGGCTAGGGCAATAATTTTAGATGGACTCATTGTTGTTAAACTATAGGAAATAGAGAAGCATTTAGCCTAAATTGTCTGTTTCTACAACAATGCGattgatttatttatgtttagaAAGTAAAGTCAATAGAATAAACAGAGAAACTTTGATATCTTCTAGTAATAAAGATATGATacatgaataaataataaatgttactAAACATTTATGTATCACAAAACATGATGGTGTCATTTGCACGTGGTTGATCCACCTGGTGGGGAAGGGTtcgatgttgttgttgttagaTATGTGAGTTTGATGTTTGAAATCATTGCACAATgagttaaaaatatgaaaaaaatggtAATTTTATAATTGGACGAAATTATTGTATATCTGCATATGTCATCCTATGCCAGGCTTTTGCAGACCTATTCATGTTAGTCTTCATCAGAAAAGCCTTGCCTAGATGGCCTCTTTTACCCAGACCCTACCTGAATTGATAACTTTAGTTTCTTGCAACAGTTCATCAGATAGGTCCAGCTTTGTTCCAATTTACCTAACCAAGATAACTCAACACAGATTTTTATGATGAAATTCCTTGAATTAATGAACTGTGCCTCCTTTCTTTCGGTGGATGGCAAATGTTTCATGTTTAAATGAAATTTAGAAATTATGTCATTGTTACTCTTTTCTTGGTATTATTGTAATTGGCTTGTATCTCTTTGAGACATTTGTTTGCGTCAAATCCTTCATTTTCTATCTTTACACCTGCAGTATTTTATTGTTGATAAGTATACAACTGAAGATAATGACGGTATTAATGAAAGTGAGTCTCCAAAGGCTCTGCCTTCTGACTTCTTGCCTCATCATCAACCATCTCAAACAATTGAAAAGGATATACTAATGGTAAAATTCTAATTACTGTTGTCAGCTTCACTTCACATGAGAATTCTGCTCAGCATTGATTTgggtttcttcttttttgtattAGGTTCACATGCTTCGCCTTGTTTGTGCTTCTAATGGATCATTGGCTGACTGTTTGCCACAAGTGGTAACAGAGCTGTATAATATAGGGGTACAAAAAAGATCACCggttcataaaaaataaaaatatattattgctTTAATTTTTAGATAATGTCTATTCTGCAGTTATCCTAATCCTTTTGAGTTATATTCCCAGATCATTTCTGATTCAGCACGTGATATGGCATCTAAATCACCATCCATTTTTAACAAAACATTTGATCGTGTTTTCCACAAACACCTGGTTGGCAAATCACTGGAACATTTGATCCATTTCTCACCACTATATTTCTTGTTACTTATTTcatctatatatttattgtcTAGGCTTCATCGAGAATATCTCAATTTTGGAACCCTGATCTTGGAGGCTCGAACACAATTTCCCATACTTCACGATATTTGAATGACTTTGAGGAGCTGCGTCCTCTAGGTAAACGAATGTCATGAATTTCTATTTTGAGTTATGTGTATGTATAATATCTGTTGTAGTTTTACTTTTTTGTAGATGATTTTGAGTTCTTGCACATTATGTTCCTTGGAAAT
The Vigna angularis cultivar LongXiaoDou No.4 chromosome 5, ASM1680809v1, whole genome shotgun sequence genome window above contains:
- the LOC108339706 gene encoding uncharacterized protein LOC108339706 isoform X7; translated protein: MLAFKPSIPAKPPFKADTSFQMKTVMCVMLCLLIHALVAALRRGRNFLVMNAIFFHNAATLMNIVFPAASILLCVGLCIFLNLIEQTSKEQVLKMKVAKPATARTYTSVFDYCAGRCRHSSESVVHENAYISDFHHCFSLPSNSSSGKNSTLIEARLNGINVVVGRQGESCNSVCKSRGQLCVPNKLAVLNNCDIIQKYMSCKGSCLSSVGSDQPAEVVYDAPMHLNPGSCLYTQTVSMLSCDGLHQHTRRLCPCA
- the LOC108339706 gene encoding uncharacterized protein LOC108339706 isoform X6 encodes the protein MLAFKPSIPAKPPFKADTSFQMKTYLVGYVCNALSVNSRSRCCPPKGEKFSLNAIFFHNAATLMNIVFPAASILLCVGLCIFLNLIEQTSKEQVLKMKVAKPATARTYTSVFDYCAGRCRHSSESVVHENAYISDFHHCFSLPSNSSSGKNSTLIEARLNGINVVVGRQGESCNSVCKSRGQLCVPNKLAVLNNCDIIQKYMSCKGSCLSSVGSDQPAEVVYDAPMHLNPGSCLYTQTVSMLSCDGLHQHTRRLCPCA